A stretch of DNA from Methylobacterium sp. CB376:
CCGCCAAGGAGGGCGGCCGCAGCCCCGACGACGCGGTGGCCTACCTCGCCGCCCTCAAGAAGGCCGGCCGCTACCAGGCCGACGTGTACTGAGCGCAGCGCCCTCCAATCCGCGGAAGCGTCCTTGATGAACCTCCACGTCCCCGACCTCTTGCCCGACCTCTTGCCCGACCTCTTGCCCGACCTCTTGCCCGACCTCTCGCGGCTGCCGGAGCCGGTGCGCACGACCTGCCCCTATTGCGGCGTCGGCTGCGGGGTGCTCGCGCGGCCGGACGGGCAGGGGGGCGCCCGCGTCGAGGGCGATCCCGAGCACCCGGCGAATTTCGGTCGCCTCTGCTCCAAGGGCTCGGCCCTGGGGGAGACCCTCTCCCTCGACGAGCGGGTGCTCCACCCGACGGTCGCGGGCGCACGCGTGACCTGGGACCGCGCCCTCGACGAGGTGGCGGCGCGCTTCCGGCGCGCGGCCGCCGAGCACGGCCCGGATGCGATCGCCTTCTACCTCTCCGGCCAGCTCCTGACCGAGGATTACTACGTCGCCAACAAGCTCGCGAAGGGCTTCATCGGCACCCCGCACGTCGACACCAATTCGCGGCTGTGCATGTCCTCCTCGGTGGCGGCGCACCGGCGCGCCTTCGGGTCCGACACGGTGCCGGGCTGCTACGAGGATCTCGACGAGGCCGACCTCATCGTCCTCGTCGGCTCGAACGCCGCGTGGTGCCACCCGGTCCTGTTCCGCCGCATGCTCGACGCGCGGGCGCGGCGCGGGACCAGGATCGTGGCGGTCGATCCGCGCCGCACCCAGACCGGCGAGGAGGCCGACCTCTTCCTGGGCCTGAGGCCCGGCACCGACGCGGCCCTGTTCTCCGGGCTCCTGATCCACCTCGCCGAGACCGGCGGCCTCGATTCCCGCTTCATCGCCGCGCACACGGCCGGCTTCGAGGCCGCCCTGGAGCGGGCCCGCCTCATCGCCCCCGACGCGGCCGCGACCGCCGCCGCCACGGGCCTGACCGGGGCCGAGGTCGCGACCTTCTTCGACCTGTTCCGGACCACGCCCCGCGCCGTGACGGCCTTCTCGCAGGGGGTGAACCAATCCTCCCAGGGCACCGACAAGGCCAACGCGATCATCAATTGCCACCTCGCCACCGGGCGGATCGGCCGGCCCGGCACGGGGCCGTTCTCGCTCACCGGCCAGCCCAACGCCATGGGCGGGCGGGAGGTCGGCGGGCTCGCCAACATGCTGGCGGCCCACATGCACTTCGCGCCCGAGGAGGTCGACCTGGTGCGCCGCTTCTGGGGCGCGCCGCGGATCGTCACCGGCGAGGGGCTGAAGGCCGTCTCCCTGTTCGAGGCGATCGAGCGGGGCAGGATCAAGGCCCTCTGGGTGATGGGGACGAACCCGGCCGTCTCGATGCCGCGGGCCGACCGCGTCCGCGCCGCCCTGCGCGGCCTCGACACGCTGGTGATCGCCGAGGCCGTCGCGACCACGGACACGCTCGCGCTGCGCCGGGACGCGATCGTGCTGCCGGCCCTCGCCTGGGGCGAGAAGGACGGCACGGTGACCAATTCCGAGCGGCGCATCTCCCGCCAGCGCCGCTTCCTGCCGGCGCCCGGCGAGGCGCGGGCCGATTGGTGGATGCTGGCGCAGGTCGGGCAGCGCCTCGGCCACCTCCAGGCCTTCGCCTGGCCGAACGTGGCGGCGGTCTTCCGCGAGCACGCCGCCCTGTCCGGCTTCGAGAATGCGGGCAGCCGCGACTTCGACCTCTCCGGCCTCGCCGAGATCCCGGACGCCGCCTACGAGGCGGCCCGGCCGGTGCAGTGGCCGCTGCCCCGCCGGGCGAAGGGCGGGCAGGCCCGGCTGTTCGGGGATGGGCGCTTCTTCACCCGCGACCGGCGCGCCCGCTTCGTCGCCGTGCAGGCGCCCGCCCTGGCCCACCCGACGAGCGAGGCCTTCCCGTTCCGGCTCAATACCGGGCG
This window harbors:
- a CDS encoding nitrate reductase, with product MNLHVPDLLPDLLPDLLPDLLPDLSRLPEPVRTTCPYCGVGCGVLARPDGQGGARVEGDPEHPANFGRLCSKGSALGETLSLDERVLHPTVAGARVTWDRALDEVAARFRRAAAEHGPDAIAFYLSGQLLTEDYYVANKLAKGFIGTPHVDTNSRLCMSSSVAAHRRAFGSDTVPGCYEDLDEADLIVLVGSNAAWCHPVLFRRMLDARARRGTRIVAVDPRRTQTGEEADLFLGLRPGTDAALFSGLLIHLAETGGLDSRFIAAHTAGFEAALERARLIAPDAAATAAATGLTGAEVATFFDLFRTTPRAVTAFSQGVNQSSQGTDKANAIINCHLATGRIGRPGTGPFSLTGQPNAMGGREVGGLANMLAAHMHFAPEEVDLVRRFWGAPRIVTGEGLKAVSLFEAIERGRIKALWVMGTNPAVSMPRADRVRAALRGLDTLVIAEAVATTDTLALRRDAIVLPALAWGEKDGTVTNSERRISRQRRFLPAPGEARADWWMLAQVGQRLGHLQAFAWPNVAAVFREHAALSGFENAGSRDFDLSGLAEIPDAAYEAARPVQWPLPRRAKGGQARLFGDGRFFTRDRRARFVAVQAPALAHPTSEAFPFRLNTGRVRDHWHTLTRTGRSPKLSAHRAVPFCEIHPRDAARIGLSDGDLARVTTAHGSAVLEVMLTPGAQEGVLFAPMHWSAATSSAGRVGALVQGAVDPVSGQPELKATPAAIAPVPMRSRGFLITREPVAAPEGWWWARATIEGGVGLIVATEDGPDEAAALMRRLFPDASFSAYADPGCGVYRAAAFVEGRLVGALALAPAAERPSFEAAKAFFRTQELLEPAARRALISGRAQSGGAGPLVCACHNVGRDVIVGAIRGGAHAVEAVGAACRAGTNCGSCIPEIRKLLAAELAPSPA